In Clostridium sp. DL-VIII, the following proteins share a genomic window:
- a CDS encoding flavodoxin produces MNNTLIVYYSLFQNTANLALEITRQTGGTIRELIPDKNYSFDYNTAAKEVRNQIIRGFCHNLISGNESIEDYRTIFIGTPNWFKTLAPPVLSFLRQHDFTGKTIIPFCTHGGGGFCQIENDIARECSKSIILPGIAVNGVVASEEVTKWLETIGSQL; encoded by the coding sequence ATGAATAATACTTTGATTGTTTATTATTCACTTTTTCAAAATACAGCAAATTTAGCATTAGAAATAACAAGGCAGACTGGTGGCACTATAAGAGAATTAATTCCTGATAAGAATTATTCTTTTGATTATAATACTGCAGCTAAAGAAGTACGGAATCAGATTATTCGAGGATTTTGCCATAACCTAATATCTGGAAATGAATCGATAGAGGATTATCGAACAATATTTATAGGTACACCTAATTGGTTTAAAACATTAGCCCCGCCAGTTTTGAGTTTTCTCAGACAACATGATTTTACGGGGAAAACAATAATTCCTTTCTGTACTCATGGAGGAGGTGGGTTTTGCCAAATTGAAAATGATATAGCAAGAGAGTGTTCAAAATCCATAATTCTGCCTGGCATTGCTGTAAATGGAGTTGTTGCATCTGAAGAGGTTACAAAGTGGCTTGAGACAATTGGATCTCAGCTATAG